The Vannielia litorea genome segment GGTCAGGTCCATCGTGTCGTCTCCTCTCTGGGTCCAAGGCGCTTCTCAAATCGCGCGGCTCCTGCGAATATGGCGCGCAAGAGCAGAGGGACCAGAGCTGAAGGATAACGACAGGCTGATGAGCCCGCCAAGTGACAAGCCCCAGAGTGCGGCGCAGGACGCGTCCGCGCGGTGGTTCGATGCCGCCGCCGAGGCTGAACGGCTGGCCAGCGAAGCCCGCGCGGCGGGGCGGCTGGGGCCTGCGGGCGTGGAGGGCGCGGCCCCGCCGCTCGGCGTGCCGGAGCGCGCGCCGGACCCTGCGGGCGCGGGGCAGAAACTGCCGCTGCTGATCCTGACGCCGGAGAAGGTGGGGCTGGAGGCCGAACTGCCCGCCGAGAGCGCGGCCCCGGCGCTTGGCGCGGCGCATGTGCCGGTGACCGGCGGGGCATCGGTGGTGGCGGCGCTGCGGGATGGCGGGGTGCTGGAGGGCGCGGAGGGCGATGACCTGACGCCGGAGGCTGAGCCTGAACCTGCGCCCGCCCCGCGCCGCAAGGGCCGCAAGCGTCGCCTGCTGGCGCGACCGCTGGTCTGGGCCTTTGACGTGGCGGTGCTTTGCGTGGTCGCCGTGATCCTCGCCATCCTCCTGACAGCAGGCCGCGAGTTGCCCGCGCCGGATTGGCTGGCCGCGCGGGTGGAGGCCCGGCTGAACGAGGGGCTCGGCGGCGCGCAGGTGGAGATGGGCGGGCTTTACGTGATCTTCCAGCGCACGGCCCTGCCGCGCGTCACCTTCCGCGATGTCGATATCCGCGCCGCCGATGGCACCCATATCGTCCACGTGCCGGCACTGGGCGCGACGCTCGACAAGGGCGCGCTGCTGGAGGGGCGGATTCAGCCACGGGGGATTTCGATCACCGGGGCGGCGATGCGGGCGGTGCGGGACCGGAACGGCAAGTTCGACCTGCAACTGGGCGATGTGGAGATGGCCTGGGGCGGGGCGGGCAGCCTTGGCGAGCTGCTGGCCGGGGTCGACGAGATGCTGGCGCTGCCGAGCTTTGCCCCCATCGGCGAGATCCGGGCCGACGACCTCGCGCTGGAGTTCTTCGATGCTCGCTCTGGGCGGGAATGGGTGCTCTATGACGGCGAGCTGGTGATCGCCCAGACCGAAGAAGAGGTTTCGGCCCGGCTGGCGCTGCAACTGGCAGCGGATGCGGTACCGGGGTCGGGCGGCGCGGCGCCGGAGGTGAGCGAGGACGGCTTCGAGGTTGCCCCGGCGGCGGCGGTGGTGAGCTATGCCTCGCGCAAAGGGTCCGAGGCGGCCGAGCTTGCGGCCAGCGTGGAAGGGGTTGCGGCGCAGGACATTGCCACGCTCTCGCCCGCCACGGCCTTTCTGGGGCTGATCGACGCGCCGATCTCGGGCTCGATGCGGGCTCGGGTGAGCGAGGCGGGCGGCATTGAGGAGCTGGCCGGGCGGCTGGAGATTGGCGCGGGTGCCATCGAGCCGGGGCAGGGGCAGGCGCCGATCGCGCTGGACGGCGGGCGCAGCTACTTTCGCTATCAGCCCGAGGCGGCGCGGCTGGTGTTCGACGAGCTGCGGCTGGAGGCGCCGGACGGGGCCTTTACGGCCACCGGGCAGGCCTATCTCGAAGGCATCGAAGAGACCGGCTGGCCGACCGAGCTGGTGGGGCAGCTGGCCTTCTCCAATGTCACGCTCGACCCGTCGGGCGTGTTCGCCGAGGGGCTGGCCTTTGGCTCCGGTGCGCTCGACCTGAAGCTCTCGCTCGACCCGCTCCGCCTGCGGATCGGGCAGATGGTGCTGAGCGGTGAGGATGTGACCCTGCGCGCCCGGGGCCGCGCCCGGCCGGTGCCGGAGGGCTGGGAGGCGGCGATTGACCTTGAGGTCGACCGGATCGGCCATGAGCGGCTGCTCGCGCTCTGGCCGCTGGCGCTGGCCAGCAAGACCCGCGACTGGATCGCCGAGCGGGTGCAGGCGGGGGAGCTGTTCAACGTGAAGGGCGCGCTGCGGGCGCGGCCCGGCGAGGAACGGCCGGTGATGAGCTTGGTCTACGAGTTCAAGGGCGGCGAGGTGCAGGTGCTGCCGACCCTGCCGCCGGTGCAGGGCGCGGCGGGCTACTCCTCGATCTCGGAGGGGGCCTATACGCTCTCGCTCGACGCGGGCCATATCGACGCGCCCGAGGGCGGGCGGGTCGACGTGGCGGGCACGGTGCTGCGGGTGCCGGATGTGCACAAGGTGCCCTCGGACATGGAGGTGAACCTCGTGTCCAAGAGCAGCGCGACGGCGGTGCTCTCGATCCTCGATCAGGAGCCGTGGCGGTTTTTGAGCAAGGCGGGGCAGCCGGTGGATCTGGCCGAGGGCACGGCGGCACTGGAGGGGGTTATCAGCTTTCCGCTGATCAAGGATGTGCCGAAGGAGCAGATCGGCTTTCGGGTGAACGGCGTGCTGACCGGCGTGCGCTCGGAGCAGGTGGTGCCGGGACGCACGCTGACCGCCGAGCGGCTGGAGGTGCTGGCCCACACCGAGGAGATCGAGATCAAGGGGCCGGGGCGGATCGAAGGGCTGCCGATCACCGCCGCTTGGGTGCAGCCGATCGACAAGCCGGGGCCGCAGCCCTCCCGCGTGGAGGGAACCATCGAACTGAGCCAGGCTTTCGTGGACCGGTTCAACATCGGCCTGCCGAATGGGATGGTCTCGGGCGCGGGCACCGGGCAGTTCACCATCGATCTGGCACGCGGCACGGCGCCGCGCTTCAGCCTGCGCTCCGACCTCAACCGGATGGGGCTGACCATTCGCGAGTTGGCGTGGAGCAAGGGGCCGGCGACGAAGGGCTCGCTTCAGGTGGAGGGGCAGCTTGGCGAGCCGCCGGAGATTGAGCGGCTGGCGCTGACGGCGCCCGGGCTTACGGCGGAGGGCCGGGTGACGCTGAACCCCGGCGGCGGACTGCGCACGGCGGAGTTTAGCCGGGTGAAGGCGGGCGCGTGGATCGACGCGCCGGTGACGCTCACCGGGCGGGGCCGGGGGGCGACGCCTGCGGTGAGCGTGCGCGGCGGCTGGGTCGATATCCGCCGCACCAGTTTCGCCCAGGGTGGGGGCGGCGGCACGGCGGGGGCACCGATGAGCCTTGCGCTGGACCGGCTGATCATCTCCGACAGCATCGCCCTGCAAGGCTTCCGCGCCGATCTGACCACGCGGGGCGGGCTGAACGGCAAGTTCAGCGGAAGGGTGAACGGGGCGGCCCCTGTTTCGGGCACGCTGGTGCCGGTGAAGGGCAAGACCGCGGTGCGCATGGCCGCGGATGATGCGGGCCGGCTGTTTCGGGCGGCCGGGCTCTTCAAGAAGGGGCAGGGCGGGGAGATGCAGCTGACGCTGGTGCCGCGCGCGGAGGCGGGGCAGTACAACGGCGAGCTGAAGGTGAAGAACGTGCGGGTGCAGAGCGCGCCGGGGCTGGCGGCGCTGCTGAACGCGATCTCGGTGGTGGGGCTGCTGGAACAGCTCAACGGGTCGGGCCTGCTGCTGAGCAACACCGAGGTGAACTTTCGGCTCACGCCCAACGCGGTGCAGATCAACCACGGCTCGGCGGTTGGCCCCTCGGTCGGGATCTCGATGGCGGGGGTCTATGACATGAACCGCGATTACATGCAGCTGCAGGGCGTGTTCTCGCCGATCTACGTGGTGAACGGGATCGGGCGGATCATCTCGAAGAAGGGTGAGGGGTTCTTTGGGTTCAACTACAAGATGACCGGCCCGGCCTCGGGGCCGCGGGTGAGCGTGAACCCGCTCTCGGTGCTGACGCCGGGGATCTTCAGGGAGATATTCCGCCAGCCGCCGCCGAGGTTGGCGAATTAGGCGAGGTCGGGGCGCAATTCTTGACCGTAGTGGCTGGGGTATCCGTTGTGCAGTGGGGGGCCAGCCCCCCACACCCCCCGCGAATATTTGCAGCAAGAAAATGAACAGGGGTGGGGAGAATTTTAGATGAATTGGAATTGTCTTGGGGCGGGGTGGTTGGTGTGTTTGGGACGCGGCGGTGCGTTAAGGTTGATTTGGAGTTAATGGCTTGTGCTGGAGGGGGGCGGGCCTGTAGGGCGGCGGCATGAAGCTGGATGATTTCGACTTTGATTTGCCCGAGGCGCTGATCGCGGTGCGGCCTGCCTATCCGCGCGGCTCGTCGCGGCTGTTGGTGGCGGGCGCGGGCTGGATCGACGATCGCGGCGTGGCCGATATTTGCGACTATCTGCGGCCCGGCGACCGGCTGGTGCTGAACAACACCAAGGTTATTCCGGCCCGTCTTTCGGGGCTGCGGCGGCGCGACAGCGCGCAGGGGCCTGTGGAGGCGCGGGTCGAGGTAACGCTGCTGGAGCCGGGCGGCGGGGCCGAATGGCTGGCGCTGGCGCGGCCCGCCAAGAAGGTGAAGCCCGGCGAAGTGGTGGAGTTTGGCGGCGGCCTGAGCGCCGAGGTGCTGAGCCGCGAGGGCGGCGAGGTGGTGCTGCGGTTCTCTGTCGAGGGCGCGGATTTTGACGCCGCGCTGGAGGCGGTGGGTGCGATGCCGTTGCCACCCTACATCGCCGCGCGGCGGGCGGCGGACGAGGCCGACCGGGAGGATTATCAGACCGTCTTTGCACGGCACTCGGGCGCGGTGGCGGCGCCCACGGCGAGCCTGCATTTTGACGAGGCGCTTTTGGCGCGCATCAAGGCGATGGGCGTGGGGCTGACCGAGGTGACGCTGCATGTGGGCGCGGGCACCTTTTTGCCGGTGACGGTGGAAGATGTGACCACCCACCGGATGCACGCTGAGCGCGGCGAGGTGAGCGCGCAGGCGGCGCAGGAGATCAACGCGACCAAGGCGGCGGGCGGGCGGATCATCCCCGTGGGCACTACCGCGCTGCGGCTGATCGAGAGCGCGGCAGTGGCAAAAGGCGAGATCGCGCCGTGGGAGGGGGAGACGGATATCTTCATCTACCCCGGTTTCGAGTTCAGCCTCACTGACGCGCTGATGACGAATTTTCACCTGCCCAAGTCCACGCTTATGATGCTGGTCTCGGCGCTGATGGGGCAGGAGCGGATCGCGGAAATTTACCGGCACGCCATAGAGGCGGGCTACAGGTTCTTTTCCTATGGGGACAGCTCCTTGCTGCTTCCCGGCGAATAACGACGGCATGTGTCGCTGAGAGGCGGTTCACGCCCCCGGCCGATGGGGCATTGCGGGGCAAATTCAGGAAGGTCTGACGAATGGTACGGGTGATCGCGAGCACATGGGCGCTGCTTTTGGGCGTCATGCTGCTTATGGTGGGCAACGGGGTGCAGGGCACGCTGCTGGGTATCCGCGGCTCGCTGGAGGGATTCTCGACACTGCAGATGTCTTTCGTGATGTCGGCCTATTTCGTCGGCTTCCTCGGCGGCTCGCGGATGGCGCCGGAGATGATCCGGCGGGTCGGGCATGTGCGGGTGTTCGCGGCGCTGGGCTCGTTCATCAGCGCGGTGCTGATCCTCTACCCGACGGTGGCCAACCCCTGGGCCTGGATGGTGGGGCGTGTGGTGATCGGCTTCTGTTTCTCCGGGGTCTATGTGACCGCCGAGAGCTGGCTAAACAACTCGGTCTCCAACGACATTCGGGGCAAGGCGCTCTCGCTCTACATGATCGTGCAGATGGTGGGCATCGTGGCGGCGCAGTTCCTGCTGATGGCGGGCGACCCGACCGGGTTTGTGCTCTTCGTCATTCCCAGCGTGCTGGTGTCGATCTCCTTTGCGCCGATCCTGCTGAACGTGCAGCCCACGCCCGCGTTTGACACCACCAAGCCGCTGAGCCTGATCGCGCTCTACCACGTGTCGCCGCTGGGGATGGTGGGCGCCTTCCTGCTGGGCGGGGTCTACGCGGCGATGTTCGGCATGTCGGCGGTCTTTGCCACGCAGGCCGGGTTCACCGTGGCGGAGACCTCGTTTTTCGTGGCCTCGATCTACGTGGGCGGGCTGCTCATGCAATATCCCATCGGCTGGATCAGCGACCGGATGGACCGGCGCCTGCTGATCGCACTTCTGGGCATCGGCGGGGCTGTGGCCGGGGCCTTTGGCCTGCTCTTCGGCGGCTCCTTCGTGGCGGTGCTGATCGCGGGCTTCTGCATTGGCGGCATGTCGAACCCGCTCTACGCACTGATCATCGCCTATACCAATGACTTCCTCGAGGTCGAAGACATGGCCGCTGCTTCGGGCGGGCTGATCTTCATCAACGGGGTGGGGGCGATCGCGGGGCCGATCGTGACCGGTTGGTTCATGGGGCTGGTCGGGCCGCTCGGGTTTTTTGTGTACATCGCCTTCCTGATGGCGGCGGTGGCCTGCTACGCCTTCTGGCGGATGACGCGGCGGCCTTCGGTTTCGGTCGAGGACACCGGCCATTATGCGCCGGTTCTGCCCTCGGCCACGGCGGTGGCCGTGGACATGGCGCAGGAGGTCTTCGTGGAGGGGCTGGAAGAAGGCCAGGCCGAAGAGGCGGCGGCGCAGCCCTCGGCGCAGTAAGGGGGGCCAGTGTTGAGACCTGTGCTGGGGCCAGTGATGAGACCGGTGCTTTGAGTTGTGCGCCCCGCCTGCGCGTGCAAGGCTGGGCGCAGGAGGAGTGTGCATGGTCGGACCGGAGGAGATTTGCCGGTTCTGGATCGACGAGATCGGTCCGGACGGCTGGTACTTGCAGGATGACGCGCTCGATGCGCGCATCCGGGCGGGGTTTCAGGAGAGTTGGGAGGCGATTGCCGCCGGCGCGCGGCCCGATTGGGGCTGGACCGCCCGCGAGGTGCTGGCGCGGATCATCCTGACCGACCAGTTTCCGCGCAACATGTTCCGCGGCGATGCCCGCAGTTTCGAGACCGACGGGCTGGCGCGCGAATGGGCCAAATGGGCCGTGGCCGAGGGGCGCGACGACCGCGTGCCGGAGCCGGAGAAGCAGTTTTTCTACCTGCCGATGATGCATTCGGAGGTGCTGGCCGATCAGGATGCCGCCGTGCGGCTGTTTCTGGTGCGGATGCCGGGCGACAACCTGCGCCATGCCCGCGCCCATAGGCAGGTGATCCGGGATTTCGGGCGGTTTCCCTATCGCAACCCGGCGCTCGGGCGGGCTTCGAGCGCGGCGGAGCAGGCCTATCTGGAGGCGGGGGGCTACCGCTGGTCGATCAACCATGTCGATGACGCCAGCGCCGACAGTTGGTTTTCGGCGGGGTAAGGTGCGGGGAATGCGCGGCTTTTCCCTGCCATGTGGCAACCGCATGGCGGGATTTCGGGCGCGGGCCGGGGTGCCTGGCCGCTGGGGCTTTCGCAGGTTGCCGAAAATAGTTTAACACTAAACCAGTTTTGAAACGGGAGAGAATCATGGCCTCGCAGAACTACGACCTGATCGTCATCGGTGCCGGTCCGGGCGGCTACGTGGCCGCGATCCGCGCCGCGCAGCTCGGGCTGAACGTGGTTTGCATCGAG includes the following:
- a CDS encoding AsmA-like C-terminal region-containing protein, producing MSPPSDKPQSAAQDASARWFDAAAEAERLASEARAAGRLGPAGVEGAAPPLGVPERAPDPAGAGQKLPLLILTPEKVGLEAELPAESAAPALGAAHVPVTGGASVVAALRDGGVLEGAEGDDLTPEAEPEPAPAPRRKGRKRRLLARPLVWAFDVAVLCVVAVILAILLTAGRELPAPDWLAARVEARLNEGLGGAQVEMGGLYVIFQRTALPRVTFRDVDIRAADGTHIVHVPALGATLDKGALLEGRIQPRGISITGAAMRAVRDRNGKFDLQLGDVEMAWGGAGSLGELLAGVDEMLALPSFAPIGEIRADDLALEFFDARSGREWVLYDGELVIAQTEEEVSARLALQLAADAVPGSGGAAPEVSEDGFEVAPAAAVVSYASRKGSEAAELAASVEGVAAQDIATLSPATAFLGLIDAPISGSMRARVSEAGGIEELAGRLEIGAGAIEPGQGQAPIALDGGRSYFRYQPEAARLVFDELRLEAPDGAFTATGQAYLEGIEETGWPTELVGQLAFSNVTLDPSGVFAEGLAFGSGALDLKLSLDPLRLRIGQMVLSGEDVTLRARGRARPVPEGWEAAIDLEVDRIGHERLLALWPLALASKTRDWIAERVQAGELFNVKGALRARPGEERPVMSLVYEFKGGEVQVLPTLPPVQGAAGYSSISEGAYTLSLDAGHIDAPEGGRVDVAGTVLRVPDVHKVPSDMEVNLVSKSSATAVLSILDQEPWRFLSKAGQPVDLAEGTAALEGVISFPLIKDVPKEQIGFRVNGVLTGVRSEQVVPGRTLTAERLEVLAHTEEIEIKGPGRIEGLPITAAWVQPIDKPGPQPSRVEGTIELSQAFVDRFNIGLPNGMVSGAGTGQFTIDLARGTAPRFSLRSDLNRMGLTIRELAWSKGPATKGSLQVEGQLGEPPEIERLALTAPGLTAEGRVTLNPGGGLRTAEFSRVKAGAWIDAPVTLTGRGRGATPAVSVRGGWVDIRRTSFAQGGGGGTAGAPMSLALDRLIISDSIALQGFRADLTTRGGLNGKFSGRVNGAAPVSGTLVPVKGKTAVRMAADDAGRLFRAAGLFKKGQGGEMQLTLVPRAEAGQYNGELKVKNVRVQSAPGLAALLNAISVVGLLEQLNGSGLLLSNTEVNFRLTPNAVQINHGSAVGPSVGISMAGVYDMNRDYMQLQGVFSPIYVVNGIGRIISKKGEGFFGFNYKMTGPASGPRVSVNPLSVLTPGIFREIFRQPPPRLAN
- the queA gene encoding tRNA preQ1(34) S-adenosylmethionine ribosyltransferase-isomerase QueA — protein: MKLDDFDFDLPEALIAVRPAYPRGSSRLLVAGAGWIDDRGVADICDYLRPGDRLVLNNTKVIPARLSGLRRRDSAQGPVEARVEVTLLEPGGGAEWLALARPAKKVKPGEVVEFGGGLSAEVLSREGGEVVLRFSVEGADFDAALEAVGAMPLPPYIAARRAADEADREDYQTVFARHSGAVAAPTASLHFDEALLARIKAMGVGLTEVTLHVGAGTFLPVTVEDVTTHRMHAERGEVSAQAAQEINATKAAGGRIIPVGTTALRLIESAAVAKGEIAPWEGETDIFIYPGFEFSLTDALMTNFHLPKSTLMMLVSALMGQERIAEIYRHAIEAGYRFFSYGDSSLLLPGE
- a CDS encoding MFS transporter codes for the protein MVRVIASTWALLLGVMLLMVGNGVQGTLLGIRGSLEGFSTLQMSFVMSAYFVGFLGGSRMAPEMIRRVGHVRVFAALGSFISAVLILYPTVANPWAWMVGRVVIGFCFSGVYVTAESWLNNSVSNDIRGKALSLYMIVQMVGIVAAQFLLMAGDPTGFVLFVIPSVLVSISFAPILLNVQPTPAFDTTKPLSLIALYHVSPLGMVGAFLLGGVYAAMFGMSAVFATQAGFTVAETSFFVASIYVGGLLMQYPIGWISDRMDRRLLIALLGIGGAVAGAFGLLFGGSFVAVLIAGFCIGGMSNPLYALIIAYTNDFLEVEDMAAASGGLIFINGVGAIAGPIVTGWFMGLVGPLGFFVYIAFLMAAVACYAFWRMTRRPSVSVEDTGHYAPVLPSATAVAVDMAQEVFVEGLEEGQAEEAAAQPSAQ
- a CDS encoding DUF924 family protein, translated to MVGPEEICRFWIDEIGPDGWYLQDDALDARIRAGFQESWEAIAAGARPDWGWTAREVLARIILTDQFPRNMFRGDARSFETDGLAREWAKWAVAEGRDDRVPEPEKQFFYLPMMHSEVLADQDAAVRLFLVRMPGDNLRHARAHRQVIRDFGRFPYRNPALGRASSAAEQAYLEAGGYRWSINHVDDASADSWFSAG